In a genomic window of Carassius carassius chromosome 43, fCarCar2.1, whole genome shotgun sequence:
- the LOC132125188 gene encoding ovochymase-2-like isoform X1, which translates to MCVVGGWGRITEKGPLSSVLQEVQLNLLEQSKCKHVLQTLRPGQKIFTVLCAGPENGGRDACQGDSGGPLLCPRADGCWVAVGVTSWGKGCGRSWNNNKIKPLSRRGSPGVFTDVLLFLSWIKSNLRKDRSLCGVPDGVVPGSEGIIKNPGLPGQSYNNNEMCLWSLRVAAGEHILLEFLEFDLENDTQCYSDQLTVYVDEDRRIGRFCGGHPPPPVLIGGSHSLTVQFVSDVSSTGAGFAIKFSGVDKDYSFGAECGTVVLLQPKGAVWSPAYPQAYRNNTLCRWVIYAPEGHIVKLDFDDFDLEESENCKYDSLTVFGDIDGKDEIVVVCGASIPPAVLSYGGIMLLHFSTDNTISARGFNTSFSFIREKDLRETAFEDQEEEAADDNRVISPRLLAAPYGMPDIFATSGLDAPRTTEDDGKLLWHVSISLGAGYECSGAIIQLQWILTDAHCVYNLEERYLRLLSVTAGGSKKQIRDVIGVLVHPHYSPLSLDSNVALLKLSSPLNLSESTQPVSLPSAGQETPPSLHCWAPAWTSQISGHGQYRPVRLKISVLERAVCEQCHRTRLTPNILCAGLSSGASCMTHWPAGPLVCLTNTSGVVLMGVKDRGEPCGGIQKCAVYSSVPAIMHWISQHLDME; encoded by the exons ATGTGTGTTGTTGGTGGATGGGGTCGTATTACTGAGA AAGGGCCACTTTCTTCAGTTCTTCAGGAGGTGCAACTGAACCTGTTAGAGCAAAGCAAGTGCAAACATGTCCTACAAACACTTAGACCTGGACAGAAGATCTTTACAGTCCTGTGTGCTGGCCCAGAGAATGGAGGGAGAGATGCCTGCCAA GGGGATTCTGGGGGTCCCCTCCTCTGCCCGAGAGCAGATGGATGCTGGGTGGCTGTGGGAGTCACATCATGGGGTAAGGGTTGTGGTCGAAGCTGGAATAACAACAAGATCAAACCCTTATCCAGAAGAGGCTCACCTGGAGTATTCACTGATGTCTTATTGTTCCTGTCATGGATCAAGTCTAATCTTAGAAAAG ACAGGTCCCTGTGTGGTGTACCTGATGGGGTTGTACCTGGAAGTGAAGGCATCATCAAAAATCCAGGTCTCCCAGGTCAAAGCTACAACAACAATGA GATGTGTCTGTGGTCTCTTCGAGTTGCAGCTGGAGAACATATTCTACTGGAGTTCCTGGAGTTTGACCTGGAAAATGATACACAGTGCTACAGCGATCAACTGACTGTTTATGTGGATGAAGACAGGCGAATAG GTCGATTCTGTGGTGGTCATCCTCCACCTCCGGTTCTTATTGGAGGTTCCCACAGTCTCACAGTGCAGTTTGTGTCTGATGTAAGCAGCACAGGTGCAGGATTTGCTATCAAATTCAGTGGTGTTGACAAGGACTACAGTTTTG GAGCTGAATGTGGAACAGTGGTGCTATTACAACCCAAGGGGGCTGTGTGGAGCCCCGCCTACCCGCAAGCCTACCGCAACAACACTCTTTGCCGCTGGGTCATCTATGCCCCAGAAGGCCACATAGTCAAG CTTGACTTTGACGACTTTGACCTTGAGGAGTCAGAGAACTGCAAATATGATTCACTCACAGTGTTTGGAGACATTGATGGCAAGGATGAAATAG tGGTTGTATGTGGCGCGAGCATCCCTCCAGCTGTTCTCAGCTATGGTGGCATAATGCTTCTACATTTTAGCACAGACAACACCATCTCCGCCCGTGGTTTCAACACCTCCTTTTCTTTTATCAGGGAAAAAG ATCTCAGAGAGACAGCGTTTGAAGATCAGGAGGAGGAAGCAGCTGATGACAACAGAGTTATCTCACCACGTTTGTTGGCTG CTCCGTATGGAATGCCTGATATCTTTGCTACCTCTGGACTGGACGCCCCAAGGACAACAGAGGATGATGGGAAACTGTTGTGGCACGTGAGCATTAGTTTGGGTGCAGGTTATGAATGCAGTGGGGCGATCATCCAGTTGCAATGGATCCTTACTGATGCACACTGTGTCTATAACCT GGAAGAACGATATTTGAGACTTTTATCAGTGACAGCAGGAGGCTCAAAGAAACAG ATCCGTGATGTGATTGGAGTACTCGTACATCCTCATTACAGCCCATTGTCTCTTGACTCCAATGTGGCTTTGCTTAAACTGAGCTCTCCGTTAAATCTCAGTGAAAGTACACAGCCTGTCTCTCTACCCTCTGCTGGACAGGAAACCCCACCCTCCCTCCATTGCTGGGCTCCAGCGTGGACTAGCCAAATAT CAGGACATGGGCAGTACAGACCTGTGCGGctaaaaatatcagtgctggaaCGAGCAGTGTGTGAACAATGCCACAGAACTAGATTGACACCTAATATTCTATGTGCTGGACTGAGCAGTGGAGCATCATGCATG ACTCACTGGCCTGCTGGACCTCTCGTTTGTCTAACAAACACATCTGGTGTTGTTCTGATGGGAGTGAAGGATCGGGGAGAACCGTGTGGTGGAATCCAGAAGTGTGCGGTATATTCCTCAGTACCAGCCATTATGCACTGGATCTCACAGCATTTAGACATGGAGTGA
- the LOC132125188 gene encoding ovochymase-2-like isoform X2, whose translation MCVVGGWGRITEKGPLSSVLQEVQLNLLEQSKCKHVLQTLRPGQKIFTVLCAGPENGGRDACQGDSGGPLLCPRADGCWVAVGVTSWGKGCGRSWNNNKIKPLSRRGSPGVFTDVLLFLSWIKSNLRKDRSLCGVPDGVVPGSEGIIKNPGLPGQSYNNNEMCLWSLRVAAGEHILLEFLEFDLENDTQCYSDQLTVYVDEDRRIGRFCGGHPPPPVLIGGSHSLTVQFVSDVSSTGAGFAIKFSGVDKDYSFGAECGTVVLLQPKGAVWSPAYPQAYRNNTLCRWVIYAPEGHIVKLDFDDFDLEESENCKYDSLTVFGDIDGKDEIVVVCGASIPPAVLSYGGIMLLHFSTDNTISARGFNTSFSFIREKDLRETAFEDQEEEAADDNRVISPRLLAAPYGMPDIFATSGLDAPRTTEDDGKLLWHVSISLGAGYECSGAIIQLQWILTDAHCVYNLEERYLRLLSVTAGGSKKQIRDVIGVLVHPHYSPLSLDSNVALLKLSSPLNLSESTQPVSLPSAGQETPPSLHCWAPAWTSQI comes from the exons ATGTGTGTTGTTGGTGGATGGGGTCGTATTACTGAGA AAGGGCCACTTTCTTCAGTTCTTCAGGAGGTGCAACTGAACCTGTTAGAGCAAAGCAAGTGCAAACATGTCCTACAAACACTTAGACCTGGACAGAAGATCTTTACAGTCCTGTGTGCTGGCCCAGAGAATGGAGGGAGAGATGCCTGCCAA GGGGATTCTGGGGGTCCCCTCCTCTGCCCGAGAGCAGATGGATGCTGGGTGGCTGTGGGAGTCACATCATGGGGTAAGGGTTGTGGTCGAAGCTGGAATAACAACAAGATCAAACCCTTATCCAGAAGAGGCTCACCTGGAGTATTCACTGATGTCTTATTGTTCCTGTCATGGATCAAGTCTAATCTTAGAAAAG ACAGGTCCCTGTGTGGTGTACCTGATGGGGTTGTACCTGGAAGTGAAGGCATCATCAAAAATCCAGGTCTCCCAGGTCAAAGCTACAACAACAATGA GATGTGTCTGTGGTCTCTTCGAGTTGCAGCTGGAGAACATATTCTACTGGAGTTCCTGGAGTTTGACCTGGAAAATGATACACAGTGCTACAGCGATCAACTGACTGTTTATGTGGATGAAGACAGGCGAATAG GTCGATTCTGTGGTGGTCATCCTCCACCTCCGGTTCTTATTGGAGGTTCCCACAGTCTCACAGTGCAGTTTGTGTCTGATGTAAGCAGCACAGGTGCAGGATTTGCTATCAAATTCAGTGGTGTTGACAAGGACTACAGTTTTG GAGCTGAATGTGGAACAGTGGTGCTATTACAACCCAAGGGGGCTGTGTGGAGCCCCGCCTACCCGCAAGCCTACCGCAACAACACTCTTTGCCGCTGGGTCATCTATGCCCCAGAAGGCCACATAGTCAAG CTTGACTTTGACGACTTTGACCTTGAGGAGTCAGAGAACTGCAAATATGATTCACTCACAGTGTTTGGAGACATTGATGGCAAGGATGAAATAG tGGTTGTATGTGGCGCGAGCATCCCTCCAGCTGTTCTCAGCTATGGTGGCATAATGCTTCTACATTTTAGCACAGACAACACCATCTCCGCCCGTGGTTTCAACACCTCCTTTTCTTTTATCAGGGAAAAAG ATCTCAGAGAGACAGCGTTTGAAGATCAGGAGGAGGAAGCAGCTGATGACAACAGAGTTATCTCACCACGTTTGTTGGCTG CTCCGTATGGAATGCCTGATATCTTTGCTACCTCTGGACTGGACGCCCCAAGGACAACAGAGGATGATGGGAAACTGTTGTGGCACGTGAGCATTAGTTTGGGTGCAGGTTATGAATGCAGTGGGGCGATCATCCAGTTGCAATGGATCCTTACTGATGCACACTGTGTCTATAACCT GGAAGAACGATATTTGAGACTTTTATCAGTGACAGCAGGAGGCTCAAAGAAACAG ATCCGTGATGTGATTGGAGTACTCGTACATCCTCATTACAGCCCATTGTCTCTTGACTCCAATGTGGCTTTGCTTAAACTGAGCTCTCCGTTAAATCTCAGTGAAAGTACACAGCCTGTCTCTCTACCCTCTGCTGGACAGGAAACCCCACCCTCCCTCCATTGCTGGGCTCCAGCGTGGACTAGCCAAATAT GA
- the far1 gene encoding fatty acyl-CoA reductase 1 isoform X1, whose translation MVTIPEYYEGKNVLITGATGFMGKVLLEKLLRSCPGVKAAYVLVRPKAGQAPKARIADMINCKLFDRLREEQPDFAEKIVAVNSDLTQPDLDLNTEDQETLTGCINIVFHCAATIRFNEPLKDAMQLNVLATQKMVNLAHRMKHLEVFIHVSTAYAHCDRELIEELVYPPPVDYRKLIDTLEWMDDKLVSLMTPKLLGERPNTYTYTKALAEQLIQQECGNLNVAIIRPSIVGASWKEPFPGWIDNFNGPSGIFIAAGKGILRTMRASNNAVADLVPVDVVINTTLAAAWYSGSQRHARPRSMLVYNCTTGGINPFHWGEVEYHVISTFKRNPLEQAFRRPNVNLTTNHLINQYWIAVSHKAPAFLYDLFLRMSGREPRMMKTISRLHKAMMVLEYFTSHSWVWNTDNVTMLMNQMGSEDKKAFNIDVRQLHWAEYMENYCMGTKKYVLNEELSGLPAARKHLNKLRNIRYTFNTILVVLIWRIFIARSQMARNIWYFVVSLCFKFLSYFRASSTMRY comes from the exons ATGGTCACCATTCCAGAGTACTACGAGGGAAAAAATGTTCTTATCACAGGGGCCACAGGCTTTATGGGGAAAGTACTTCTGGAGAAGCTGCTACGCTCTTGTCCCGGTGTCAAAGCTGCCTATGTGCTTGTCCGGCCCAAAGCAGGACAGGCGCCCAAAGCCCGTATTGCTGACATGATCAACTGCAAG CTTTTCGACAGACTGCGAGAGGAGCAGCCCGATTTCGCAGAGAAGATCGTGGCGGTCAACAGTGACCTGACACAGCCAGATCTGGACCTGAACAcagaagaccaggagactcttacGGGCTGCATTAACATAGTGTTTCATTGCGCTGCCACCATCCGCTTCAACGAGCCTCTGAA AGATGCCATGCAGTTGAATGTGCTGGCCACACAGAAGATGGTTAACTTGGCTCACAGAATGAAGCATTTGGAGGTGTTTATCCACGTGTCCACAGCCTACGCCCACTGTGACCGCGAGCTCATTGAAGAGCTGGTCTATCCACCACCTGTCGATTACAGGAAGCTCATAGACACACTTGA GTGGATGGACGACAAACTGGTCTCTTTAATGACGCCAAAGCTGTTAGGTGAGCGGCCTAACACATACACGTACACTAAAGCCTTGGCAGAACAGCTCATCCAGCAGGAGTGTGGGAACCTCAACGTGGCCATCATCAGGCCCTCGATCGTAGGAGCCAGCTGGAAGGAGCCGTTCCCC GGCTGGATTGATAATTTCAACGGTCCGAGTGGGATATTCATCGCT GCAGGAAAGGGGATTCTAAGAACAATGAGGGCTTCAAATAACGCTGTCGCTGACCTCGTGCCAGTCGATGTGGTCATAAACACCACTTTGGCCGCTGCCTGGTATTCCGGTTCCCAGAGACATGCCAG GCCGAGAAGTATGTTGGTGTACAACTGCACGACGGGCGGGATCAATCCTTTTCACTGGGGTGAAGTTG AATACCATGTTATATCCACTTTCAAGAGGAACCCCCTCGAGCAGGCATTCAGGCGGCCAAATGTAAATCTCACAACCAATCACCTTATCAATCAGTACTGGATTGCTGTAAGCCACAAGGCGCCAGCATTCCTTTATGATCTCTTCCTCAGGATGTCAGGAAGAGAGCCCAG GATGATGAAGACAATCAGTCGGTTGCACAAGGCCATGATGGTGCTGGAGTACTTCACGAGCCATTCGTGGGTGTGGAACACAGACAACGTTACCATGCTCATGAACCAGATGGGATCTGAGGacaagaag GCATTTAACATTGACGTCAGGCAGTTACACTGGGCAGAATACATGGAGAATTACTGCATGGGCACTAAAAAGTATGTTCTCAATGAAGAGTTGTCAGGACTCCCAGCGGCACGCAAACACTTAAACAA GCTGCGGAACATTCGCTACACTTTCAACACCATTTTGGTAGTCTTAATCTGGCGCATTTTCATCGCCCGTTCGCAGATGGCCAGAAACATCTGGTACTTCGTCGTCAGCTTGTGCTTCAAGTTCCTCTCCTATTTCAGAGCCTCCAGCACCATGAGATACTGA
- the far1 gene encoding fatty acyl-CoA reductase 1 isoform X2, translating to MVTIPEYYEGKNVLITGATGFMGKVLLEKLLRSCPGVKAAYVLVRPKAGQAPKARIADMINCKLFDRLREEQPDFAEKIVAVNSDLTQPDLDLNTEDQETLTGCINIVFHCAATIRFNEPLKDAMQLNVLATQKMVNLAHRMKHLEVFIHVSTAYAHCDRELIEELVYPPPVDYRKLIDTLEWMDDKLVSLMTPKLLGERPNTYTYTKALAEQLIQQECGNLNVAIIRPSIVGASWKEPFPGWIDNFNGPSGIFIAAGKGILRTMRASNNAVADLVPVDVVINTTLAAAWYSGSQRHARPRSMLVYNCTTGGINPFHWGEVEYCINMTFKTNPLEQAFRRPNVNLRSNPFTNQYWTTVSHTLPALLYDGFLMLTGQKPRMMKTISRLHKAMMVLEYFTSHSWVWNTDNVTMLMNQMGSEDKKAFNIDVRQLHWAEYMENYCMGTKKYVLNEELSGLPAARKHLNKLRNIRYTFNTILVVLIWRIFIARSQMARNIWYFVVSLCFKFLSYFRASSTMRY from the exons ATGGTCACCATTCCAGAGTACTACGAGGGAAAAAATGTTCTTATCACAGGGGCCACAGGCTTTATGGGGAAAGTACTTCTGGAGAAGCTGCTACGCTCTTGTCCCGGTGTCAAAGCTGCCTATGTGCTTGTCCGGCCCAAAGCAGGACAGGCGCCCAAAGCCCGTATTGCTGACATGATCAACTGCAAG CTTTTCGACAGACTGCGAGAGGAGCAGCCCGATTTCGCAGAGAAGATCGTGGCGGTCAACAGTGACCTGACACAGCCAGATCTGGACCTGAACAcagaagaccaggagactcttacGGGCTGCATTAACATAGTGTTTCATTGCGCTGCCACCATCCGCTTCAACGAGCCTCTGAA AGATGCCATGCAGTTGAATGTGCTGGCCACACAGAAGATGGTTAACTTGGCTCACAGAATGAAGCATTTGGAGGTGTTTATCCACGTGTCCACAGCCTACGCCCACTGTGACCGCGAGCTCATTGAAGAGCTGGTCTATCCACCACCTGTCGATTACAGGAAGCTCATAGACACACTTGA GTGGATGGACGACAAACTGGTCTCTTTAATGACGCCAAAGCTGTTAGGTGAGCGGCCTAACACATACACGTACACTAAAGCCTTGGCAGAACAGCTCATCCAGCAGGAGTGTGGGAACCTCAACGTGGCCATCATCAGGCCCTCGATCGTAGGAGCCAGCTGGAAGGAGCCGTTCCCC GGCTGGATTGATAATTTCAACGGTCCGAGTGGGATATTCATCGCT GCAGGAAAGGGGATTCTAAGAACAATGAGGGCTTCAAATAACGCTGTCGCTGACCTCGTGCCAGTCGATGTGGTCATAAACACCACTTTGGCCGCTGCCTGGTATTCCGGTTCCCAGAGACATGCCAG GCCGAGAAGTATGTTGGTGTACAACTGCACGACGGGCGGGATCAATCCTTTTCACTGGGGTGAAGTTG AGTACTGCATAAACATGACCTTCAAGACCAACCCCTTAGAACAGGCTTTCAGACGCCCCAATGTTAACCTGCGATCCAACCCTTTTACCAATCAATACTGGACCACAGTGAGTCACACCCTTCCTGCCCTGCTGTATGACGGGTTTCTCATGTTGACGGGTCAGAAGCCCCG GATGATGAAGACAATCAGTCGGTTGCACAAGGCCATGATGGTGCTGGAGTACTTCACGAGCCATTCGTGGGTGTGGAACACAGACAACGTTACCATGCTCATGAACCAGATGGGATCTGAGGacaagaag GCATTTAACATTGACGTCAGGCAGTTACACTGGGCAGAATACATGGAGAATTACTGCATGGGCACTAAAAAGTATGTTCTCAATGAAGAGTTGTCAGGACTCCCAGCGGCACGCAAACACTTAAACAA GCTGCGGAACATTCGCTACACTTTCAACACCATTTTGGTAGTCTTAATCTGGCGCATTTTCATCGCCCGTTCGCAGATGGCCAGAAACATCTGGTACTTCGTCGTCAGCTTGTGCTTCAAGTTCCTCTCCTATTTCAGAGCCTCCAGCACCATGAGATACTGA